One Equus caballus isolate H_3958 breed thoroughbred chromosome 14, TB-T2T, whole genome shotgun sequence DNA segment encodes these proteins:
- the FGFR4 gene encoding fibroblast growth factor receptor 4 isoform X1 — protein MGGHRGSQQNRRRAGSTARPPRTTYSGEALGSGNSGAGSSLCCAPAWRRASTGRQSMGSQAWVSVSSRKEMWLLLALLGVLLGVPGSPALSLEVSEEMELEPCLAPSPEQQEQKLTVVLGQPVRLCCGRAERGGHWYKEGSRLAPAGRVRGWRGRLEIASSLLEDAGHYLCLARGSMLVLHNVTLVVDDSLTSSNDDEDRKAHRGPSNGHVYPQQAPYWTHPQRMEKKLHAVPAGNTVKFRCPAAGNPTPTIRWLKDGQDFHGEHRIGGIRLRHQHWSLVMESVVPSDRGTYTCLVENSLGSIRYSYLLDVLERSPHRPILQAGLPANTTAVAGSDVELLCKVYSDAQPHIQWLKHIVINGSSFGADGFPYVQVLKTADINSSEVEVLYLRNVSAEDAGEYTCLAGNSIGLSYQSAWLTVLPEEDFAWAAAAPEARYTDIILYASGSLALVVLLLLAGLYRGQVLHGRHPRQPATVQKLSRFPLARQFSLESGSSAKSSLSLVRGVHLSSNGPPLLAGLVSLDLPLDPLWEFPRDRLVLGKPLGEGCFGQVVRAEAFGMDPAQPDQASTVAVKMLKDNASDKDLADLVSEMEVMKLIGRHKNIINLLGVCTQEGPLYVIVECAAKGNLREFLRARRPPGPDLSPDGPRSSEGPLSFPALVSCAYQVARGMQYLESRKCIHRDLAARNVLVTEDNVMKIADFGLARGVHHIDYYKKTSNGRLPVKWMAPEALFDRVYTHQSDVWSFGILLWEIFTLGGSPYPGIPVEELFSLLREGHRMDRPPNCPPELYGLMRECWHAAPSQRPTFKQLVEALDKVLLAVSEEYLDLRLTFGPYSPASGDASSTCSSSDSVFSHDPLPLGPSSYPFPRVQT, from the exons GGTCTCAGCAGAACAGGAGGAGAGCAGGAAGCACAGCCCGGCCGCCCCGCACAACCTACTCCGGGGAGGCCTTGGGCTCTGGCAACAGCGGAGCTGGTTCCAGCCTTTGCTGTGCCCCTGCCTGGCGGAGGGCTTCGACAG GAAGGCAGTCGATGGGAAGCCAAGCCTGGGTCTCCGTGAGCAGCAGGAAGGAGATGTGGCTGCTGTTGGCCCTGTTGGGGGTCCTGCTGGGGGTGCCCGGGTCTCCAGCTTTGTCCCTTGAGGTCTCTGAGGAAATGGAGCTGG AGCCCTGCCTGGCCCCTAGCCCAGAGCAGCAAGAGCAGAAGCTGACCGTGGTCCTTGGGCAGCCTGTGCGGTTATGCTGTGGGCGGGCTGAGCGTGGTGGCCACTGGTACAAGGAGGGCAGTCGCCTGGCACCTGCTGGCCGAGTACGAGGCTGGAGGGGCCGCTTGGAGATTGCCAGCTCTCTACTGGAGGATGCTGGCCATTACCTCTGCCTGGCACGGGGCTCCATGCTTGTCCTGCACAATGTCACCTTGGTTGTGGATG ATTCCTTAACCTCCAGCAATGATGATGAGGACCGCAAAGCCCACAGAGGCCCCTCGAATGGGCATGTGTACCCCCAGCAAG CACCCTACTGGACACACCCTCAACGCATGGAGAAGAAACTGCATGCAGTGCCTGCTGGGAACACCGTCAAGTTCCGCTGCCCAGCTGCAGGCAACCCCACGCCCACCATCCGCTGGCTCAAGGATGGACAGGACTTCCATGGGGAGCATCGCATTGGAGGCATTCGG CTGCGCCACCAGCACTGGAGCCTGGTGATGGAAAGCGTGGTGCCCTCGGACCGTGGCACGTATACCTGCCTTGTGGAGAATTCTCTGGGCAGCATCCGCTACAGCTATCTGCTGGACGTGCTGG AGCGGTCCCCGCACCGGCCCATCCTGCAGGCGGGGCTCCCGGCCAACACCACAGCTGTGGCAGGCAGCGACGTGGAACTGCTGTGCAAGGTGTACAGCGATGCCCAGCCCCACATCCAATGGCTGAAGCACATCGTCATCAATGGCAGCAGCTTCGGTGCTGACGGCTTCCCATATGTGCAAGTCCTGAAG ACAGCAGACATCAATAGCTCAGAGGTGGAGGTCCTGTACCTTCGGAACGTGTCGGCTGAGGATGCAGGCGAGTACACCTGCCTGGCAGGCAACTCCATCGGCCTCTCCTATCAGTCGGCCTGGCTCACGGTGCTGCCAG AGGAGGACTTCGCGTGGGCAGCAGCAGCGCCCGAGGCCAGGTACACAGACATCATCCTGTACGCGTCGGGCTCTCTGGCTTTGGTGGTGCTCCTGCTGCTGGCTGGGCTGTATCGTGGGCAGGTGCTCCACGGCCGGCACCCCCGGCAGCCGGCCACTGTGCAGAAGTTGTCCCGCTTCCCTCTGGCCCGACAG TTCTCTCTGGAGTCGGGCTCCTCAGCCAAGTCAAGCTTGTCACTGGTGCGGGGTGTCCATCTCTCCTCCAACGGCCCCCCCTTGCTTGCTGGCCTTGTGAGCCTAGACCTACCTCTTGACCCGCTGTGGGAGTTTCCCCGAGACAG GCTGGTGCTCGGGAAGCCTCTGGGTGAGGGCTGCTTCGGGCAGGTGGTGCGTGCAGAGGCCTTCGGCATGGACCCTGCCCAGCCTGACCAGGCCAGCACCGTGGCCGTCAAGATGCTCAAGG ACAATGCCTCTGACAAGGATTTGGCAGACCTGGTCTCTGAGATGGAGGTGATGAAGCTGATTGGCCGACACAAGAACATTATCAACCTGCTgggtgtctgcacccaggaag GGCCTCTGTACGTGATTGTAGAGTGTGCCGCCAAGGGAAACCTGCGGGAGTTCCTGCGGGCCCGGCGCCCCCCAGGCCCCGACCTGAGCCCTGACGGGCCACGGAGCAGTGAGGGACCACTCTCCTTTCCCGCCCTGGTCTCCTGTGCCTACCAGGTGGCCCGAGGCATGCAGTACCTGGAGTCTCGGAAG TGCATCCACCGGGACCTGGCTGCTCGCAACGTGCTGGTGACTGAGGACAATGTGATGAAGATTGCTGACTTTGGGCTGGCCCGCGGCGTCCACCACATTGACTACTACAAGAAAACCAGCAAC ggCCGCCTGCCTGTCAAGTGGATGGCACCTGAGGCCTTATTTGACCGAGTCTACACACACCAGAGTGATGT GTGGTCATTTGGGATCCTGCTGTGGGAGATCTTCACCCTCGGGGGCTCCCCATATCCCGGCATCCCAGTGGAGGAGCTCTTCTCACTGCTGCGGGAGGGCCATCGGATGGACCGGCCCCCGAACTGCCCCCCAGAGCT GTACGGCCTGATGCGTGAGTGCTGGCACGCAGCACCCTCTCAGAGGCCCACTTTCAAGCAGCTAGTGGAGGCGCTGGACAAGGTCCTGCTGGCCGTCTCTGAGGAG TACCTTGACCTCCGCCTCACCTTTGGACCCTACTCCCCTGCCAGTGGGGATGCCAGCAGCACCTGCTCTTCCAGCGACTCTGTCTTCAGCCACGATCCCCTGCCACTGGGGCCCAGCTCCTACCCCTTCCCCAGGGTGCAGACATGA
- the FGFR4 gene encoding fibroblast growth factor receptor 4 isoform X5, with product MGSQAWVSVSSRKEMWLLLALLGVLLGVPGSPALSLEVSEEMELEPCLAPSPEQQEQKLTVVLGQPVRLCCGRAERGGHWYKEGSRLAPAGRVRGWRGRLEIASSLLEDAGHYLCLARGSMLVLHNVTLVVDDSLTSSNDDEDRKAHRGPSNGHVYPQQAPYWTHPQRMEKKLHAVPAGNTVKFRCPAAGNPTPTIRWLKDGQDFHGEHRIGGIRLRHQHWSLVMESVVPSDRGTYTCLVENSLGSIRYSYLLDVLERSPHRPILQAGLPANTTAVAGSDVELLCKVYSDAQPHIQWLKHIVINGSSFGADGFPYVQVLKTADINSSEVEVLYLRNVSAEDAGEYTCLAGNSIGLSYQSAWLTVLPEEDFAWAAAAPEARYTDIILYASGSLALVVLLLLAGLYRGQVLHGRHPRQPATVQKLSRFPLARQFSLESGSSAKSSLSLVRGVHLSSNGPPLLAGLVSLDLPLDPLWEFPRDRLVLGKPLGEGCFGQVVRAEAFGMDPAQPDQASTVAVKMLKDNASDKDLADLVSEMEVMKLIGRHKNIINLLGVCTQEGPLYVIVECAAKGNLREFLRARRPPGPDLSPDGPRSSEGPLSFPALVSCAYQVARGMQYLESRKCIHRDLAARNVLVTEDNVMKIADFGLARGVHHIDYYKKTSNGRLPVKWMAPEALFDRVYTHQSDVWSFGILLWEIFTLGGSPYPGIPVEELFSLLREGHRMDRPPNCPPELYGLMRECWHAAPSQRPTFKQLVEALDKVLLAVSEEYLDLRLTFGPYSPASGDASSTCSSSDSVFSHDPLPLGPSSYPFPRVQT from the exons ATGGGAAGCCAAGCCTGGGTCTCCGTGAGCAGCAGGAAGGAGATGTGGCTGCTGTTGGCCCTGTTGGGGGTCCTGCTGGGGGTGCCCGGGTCTCCAGCTTTGTCCCTTGAGGTCTCTGAGGAAATGGAGCTGG AGCCCTGCCTGGCCCCTAGCCCAGAGCAGCAAGAGCAGAAGCTGACCGTGGTCCTTGGGCAGCCTGTGCGGTTATGCTGTGGGCGGGCTGAGCGTGGTGGCCACTGGTACAAGGAGGGCAGTCGCCTGGCACCTGCTGGCCGAGTACGAGGCTGGAGGGGCCGCTTGGAGATTGCCAGCTCTCTACTGGAGGATGCTGGCCATTACCTCTGCCTGGCACGGGGCTCCATGCTTGTCCTGCACAATGTCACCTTGGTTGTGGATG ATTCCTTAACCTCCAGCAATGATGATGAGGACCGCAAAGCCCACAGAGGCCCCTCGAATGGGCATGTGTACCCCCAGCAAG CACCCTACTGGACACACCCTCAACGCATGGAGAAGAAACTGCATGCAGTGCCTGCTGGGAACACCGTCAAGTTCCGCTGCCCAGCTGCAGGCAACCCCACGCCCACCATCCGCTGGCTCAAGGATGGACAGGACTTCCATGGGGAGCATCGCATTGGAGGCATTCGG CTGCGCCACCAGCACTGGAGCCTGGTGATGGAAAGCGTGGTGCCCTCGGACCGTGGCACGTATACCTGCCTTGTGGAGAATTCTCTGGGCAGCATCCGCTACAGCTATCTGCTGGACGTGCTGG AGCGGTCCCCGCACCGGCCCATCCTGCAGGCGGGGCTCCCGGCCAACACCACAGCTGTGGCAGGCAGCGACGTGGAACTGCTGTGCAAGGTGTACAGCGATGCCCAGCCCCACATCCAATGGCTGAAGCACATCGTCATCAATGGCAGCAGCTTCGGTGCTGACGGCTTCCCATATGTGCAAGTCCTGAAG ACAGCAGACATCAATAGCTCAGAGGTGGAGGTCCTGTACCTTCGGAACGTGTCGGCTGAGGATGCAGGCGAGTACACCTGCCTGGCAGGCAACTCCATCGGCCTCTCCTATCAGTCGGCCTGGCTCACGGTGCTGCCAG AGGAGGACTTCGCGTGGGCAGCAGCAGCGCCCGAGGCCAGGTACACAGACATCATCCTGTACGCGTCGGGCTCTCTGGCTTTGGTGGTGCTCCTGCTGCTGGCTGGGCTGTATCGTGGGCAGGTGCTCCACGGCCGGCACCCCCGGCAGCCGGCCACTGTGCAGAAGTTGTCCCGCTTCCCTCTGGCCCGACAG TTCTCTCTGGAGTCGGGCTCCTCAGCCAAGTCAAGCTTGTCACTGGTGCGGGGTGTCCATCTCTCCTCCAACGGCCCCCCCTTGCTTGCTGGCCTTGTGAGCCTAGACCTACCTCTTGACCCGCTGTGGGAGTTTCCCCGAGACAG GCTGGTGCTCGGGAAGCCTCTGGGTGAGGGCTGCTTCGGGCAGGTGGTGCGTGCAGAGGCCTTCGGCATGGACCCTGCCCAGCCTGACCAGGCCAGCACCGTGGCCGTCAAGATGCTCAAGG ACAATGCCTCTGACAAGGATTTGGCAGACCTGGTCTCTGAGATGGAGGTGATGAAGCTGATTGGCCGACACAAGAACATTATCAACCTGCTgggtgtctgcacccaggaag GGCCTCTGTACGTGATTGTAGAGTGTGCCGCCAAGGGAAACCTGCGGGAGTTCCTGCGGGCCCGGCGCCCCCCAGGCCCCGACCTGAGCCCTGACGGGCCACGGAGCAGTGAGGGACCACTCTCCTTTCCCGCCCTGGTCTCCTGTGCCTACCAGGTGGCCCGAGGCATGCAGTACCTGGAGTCTCGGAAG TGCATCCACCGGGACCTGGCTGCTCGCAACGTGCTGGTGACTGAGGACAATGTGATGAAGATTGCTGACTTTGGGCTGGCCCGCGGCGTCCACCACATTGACTACTACAAGAAAACCAGCAAC ggCCGCCTGCCTGTCAAGTGGATGGCACCTGAGGCCTTATTTGACCGAGTCTACACACACCAGAGTGATGT GTGGTCATTTGGGATCCTGCTGTGGGAGATCTTCACCCTCGGGGGCTCCCCATATCCCGGCATCCCAGTGGAGGAGCTCTTCTCACTGCTGCGGGAGGGCCATCGGATGGACCGGCCCCCGAACTGCCCCCCAGAGCT GTACGGCCTGATGCGTGAGTGCTGGCACGCAGCACCCTCTCAGAGGCCCACTTTCAAGCAGCTAGTGGAGGCGCTGGACAAGGTCCTGCTGGCCGTCTCTGAGGAG TACCTTGACCTCCGCCTCACCTTTGGACCCTACTCCCCTGCCAGTGGGGATGCCAGCAGCACCTGCTCTTCCAGCGACTCTGTCTTCAGCCACGATCCCCTGCCACTGGGGCCCAGCTCCTACCCCTTCCCCAGGGTGCAGACATGA
- the FGFR4 gene encoding fibroblast growth factor receptor 4 isoform X4, producing the protein MGGHRGRQSMGSQAWVSVSSRKEMWLLLALLGVLLGVPGSPALSLEVSEEMELEPCLAPSPEQQEQKLTVVLGQPVRLCCGRAERGGHWYKEGSRLAPAGRVRGWRGRLEIASSLLEDAGHYLCLARGSMLVLHNVTLVVDDSLTSSNDDEDRKAHRGPSNGHVYPQQAPYWTHPQRMEKKLHAVPAGNTVKFRCPAAGNPTPTIRWLKDGQDFHGEHRIGGIRLRHQHWSLVMESVVPSDRGTYTCLVENSLGSIRYSYLLDVLERSPHRPILQAGLPANTTAVAGSDVELLCKVYSDAQPHIQWLKHIVINGSSFGADGFPYVQVLKTADINSSEVEVLYLRNVSAEDAGEYTCLAGNSIGLSYQSAWLTVLPEEDFAWAAAAPEARYTDIILYASGSLALVVLLLLAGLYRGQVLHGRHPRQPATVQKLSRFPLARQFSLESGSSAKSSLSLVRGVHLSSNGPPLLAGLVSLDLPLDPLWEFPRDRLVLGKPLGEGCFGQVVRAEAFGMDPAQPDQASTVAVKMLKDNASDKDLADLVSEMEVMKLIGRHKNIINLLGVCTQEGPLYVIVECAAKGNLREFLRARRPPGPDLSPDGPRSSEGPLSFPALVSCAYQVARGMQYLESRKCIHRDLAARNVLVTEDNVMKIADFGLARGVHHIDYYKKTSNGRLPVKWMAPEALFDRVYTHQSDVWSFGILLWEIFTLGGSPYPGIPVEELFSLLREGHRMDRPPNCPPELYGLMRECWHAAPSQRPTFKQLVEALDKVLLAVSEEYLDLRLTFGPYSPASGDASSTCSSSDSVFSHDPLPLGPSSYPFPRVQT; encoded by the exons GAAGGCAGTCGATGGGAAGCCAAGCCTGGGTCTCCGTGAGCAGCAGGAAGGAGATGTGGCTGCTGTTGGCCCTGTTGGGGGTCCTGCTGGGGGTGCCCGGGTCTCCAGCTTTGTCCCTTGAGGTCTCTGAGGAAATGGAGCTGG AGCCCTGCCTGGCCCCTAGCCCAGAGCAGCAAGAGCAGAAGCTGACCGTGGTCCTTGGGCAGCCTGTGCGGTTATGCTGTGGGCGGGCTGAGCGTGGTGGCCACTGGTACAAGGAGGGCAGTCGCCTGGCACCTGCTGGCCGAGTACGAGGCTGGAGGGGCCGCTTGGAGATTGCCAGCTCTCTACTGGAGGATGCTGGCCATTACCTCTGCCTGGCACGGGGCTCCATGCTTGTCCTGCACAATGTCACCTTGGTTGTGGATG ATTCCTTAACCTCCAGCAATGATGATGAGGACCGCAAAGCCCACAGAGGCCCCTCGAATGGGCATGTGTACCCCCAGCAAG CACCCTACTGGACACACCCTCAACGCATGGAGAAGAAACTGCATGCAGTGCCTGCTGGGAACACCGTCAAGTTCCGCTGCCCAGCTGCAGGCAACCCCACGCCCACCATCCGCTGGCTCAAGGATGGACAGGACTTCCATGGGGAGCATCGCATTGGAGGCATTCGG CTGCGCCACCAGCACTGGAGCCTGGTGATGGAAAGCGTGGTGCCCTCGGACCGTGGCACGTATACCTGCCTTGTGGAGAATTCTCTGGGCAGCATCCGCTACAGCTATCTGCTGGACGTGCTGG AGCGGTCCCCGCACCGGCCCATCCTGCAGGCGGGGCTCCCGGCCAACACCACAGCTGTGGCAGGCAGCGACGTGGAACTGCTGTGCAAGGTGTACAGCGATGCCCAGCCCCACATCCAATGGCTGAAGCACATCGTCATCAATGGCAGCAGCTTCGGTGCTGACGGCTTCCCATATGTGCAAGTCCTGAAG ACAGCAGACATCAATAGCTCAGAGGTGGAGGTCCTGTACCTTCGGAACGTGTCGGCTGAGGATGCAGGCGAGTACACCTGCCTGGCAGGCAACTCCATCGGCCTCTCCTATCAGTCGGCCTGGCTCACGGTGCTGCCAG AGGAGGACTTCGCGTGGGCAGCAGCAGCGCCCGAGGCCAGGTACACAGACATCATCCTGTACGCGTCGGGCTCTCTGGCTTTGGTGGTGCTCCTGCTGCTGGCTGGGCTGTATCGTGGGCAGGTGCTCCACGGCCGGCACCCCCGGCAGCCGGCCACTGTGCAGAAGTTGTCCCGCTTCCCTCTGGCCCGACAG TTCTCTCTGGAGTCGGGCTCCTCAGCCAAGTCAAGCTTGTCACTGGTGCGGGGTGTCCATCTCTCCTCCAACGGCCCCCCCTTGCTTGCTGGCCTTGTGAGCCTAGACCTACCTCTTGACCCGCTGTGGGAGTTTCCCCGAGACAG GCTGGTGCTCGGGAAGCCTCTGGGTGAGGGCTGCTTCGGGCAGGTGGTGCGTGCAGAGGCCTTCGGCATGGACCCTGCCCAGCCTGACCAGGCCAGCACCGTGGCCGTCAAGATGCTCAAGG ACAATGCCTCTGACAAGGATTTGGCAGACCTGGTCTCTGAGATGGAGGTGATGAAGCTGATTGGCCGACACAAGAACATTATCAACCTGCTgggtgtctgcacccaggaag GGCCTCTGTACGTGATTGTAGAGTGTGCCGCCAAGGGAAACCTGCGGGAGTTCCTGCGGGCCCGGCGCCCCCCAGGCCCCGACCTGAGCCCTGACGGGCCACGGAGCAGTGAGGGACCACTCTCCTTTCCCGCCCTGGTCTCCTGTGCCTACCAGGTGGCCCGAGGCATGCAGTACCTGGAGTCTCGGAAG TGCATCCACCGGGACCTGGCTGCTCGCAACGTGCTGGTGACTGAGGACAATGTGATGAAGATTGCTGACTTTGGGCTGGCCCGCGGCGTCCACCACATTGACTACTACAAGAAAACCAGCAAC ggCCGCCTGCCTGTCAAGTGGATGGCACCTGAGGCCTTATTTGACCGAGTCTACACACACCAGAGTGATGT GTGGTCATTTGGGATCCTGCTGTGGGAGATCTTCACCCTCGGGGGCTCCCCATATCCCGGCATCCCAGTGGAGGAGCTCTTCTCACTGCTGCGGGAGGGCCATCGGATGGACCGGCCCCCGAACTGCCCCCCAGAGCT GTACGGCCTGATGCGTGAGTGCTGGCACGCAGCACCCTCTCAGAGGCCCACTTTCAAGCAGCTAGTGGAGGCGCTGGACAAGGTCCTGCTGGCCGTCTCTGAGGAG TACCTTGACCTCCGCCTCACCTTTGGACCCTACTCCCCTGCCAGTGGGGATGCCAGCAGCACCTGCTCTTCCAGCGACTCTGTCTTCAGCCACGATCCCCTGCCACTGGGGCCCAGCTCCTACCCCTTCCCCAGGGTGCAGACATGA
- the FGFR4 gene encoding fibroblast growth factor receptor 4 isoform X8: protein MLVLHNVTLVVDDSLTSSNDDEDRKAHRGPSNGHVYPQQAPYWTHPQRMEKKLHAVPAGNTVKFRCPAAGNPTPTIRWLKDGQDFHGEHRIGGIRLRHQHWSLVMESVVPSDRGTYTCLVENSLGSIRYSYLLDVLERSPHRPILQAGLPANTTAVAGSDVELLCKVYSDAQPHIQWLKHIVINGSSFGADGFPYVQVLKTADINSSEVEVLYLRNVSAEDAGEYTCLAGNSIGLSYQSAWLTVLPEEDFAWAAAAPEARYTDIILYASGSLALVVLLLLAGLYRGQVLHGRHPRQPATVQKLSRFPLARQFSLESGSSAKSSLSLVRGVHLSSNGPPLLAGLVSLDLPLDPLWEFPRDRLVLGKPLGEGCFGQVVRAEAFGMDPAQPDQASTVAVKMLKDNASDKDLADLVSEMEVMKLIGRHKNIINLLGVCTQEGPLYVIVECAAKGNLREFLRARRPPGPDLSPDGPRSSEGPLSFPALVSCAYQVARGMQYLESRKCIHRDLAARNVLVTEDNVMKIADFGLARGVHHIDYYKKTSNGRLPVKWMAPEALFDRVYTHQSDVWSFGILLWEIFTLGGSPYPGIPVEELFSLLREGHRMDRPPNCPPELYGLMRECWHAAPSQRPTFKQLVEALDKVLLAVSEEYLDLRLTFGPYSPASGDASSTCSSSDSVFSHDPLPLGPSSYPFPRVQT, encoded by the exons ATGCTTGTCCTGCACAATGTCACCTTGGTTGTGGATG ATTCCTTAACCTCCAGCAATGATGATGAGGACCGCAAAGCCCACAGAGGCCCCTCGAATGGGCATGTGTACCCCCAGCAAG CACCCTACTGGACACACCCTCAACGCATGGAGAAGAAACTGCATGCAGTGCCTGCTGGGAACACCGTCAAGTTCCGCTGCCCAGCTGCAGGCAACCCCACGCCCACCATCCGCTGGCTCAAGGATGGACAGGACTTCCATGGGGAGCATCGCATTGGAGGCATTCGG CTGCGCCACCAGCACTGGAGCCTGGTGATGGAAAGCGTGGTGCCCTCGGACCGTGGCACGTATACCTGCCTTGTGGAGAATTCTCTGGGCAGCATCCGCTACAGCTATCTGCTGGACGTGCTGG AGCGGTCCCCGCACCGGCCCATCCTGCAGGCGGGGCTCCCGGCCAACACCACAGCTGTGGCAGGCAGCGACGTGGAACTGCTGTGCAAGGTGTACAGCGATGCCCAGCCCCACATCCAATGGCTGAAGCACATCGTCATCAATGGCAGCAGCTTCGGTGCTGACGGCTTCCCATATGTGCAAGTCCTGAAG ACAGCAGACATCAATAGCTCAGAGGTGGAGGTCCTGTACCTTCGGAACGTGTCGGCTGAGGATGCAGGCGAGTACACCTGCCTGGCAGGCAACTCCATCGGCCTCTCCTATCAGTCGGCCTGGCTCACGGTGCTGCCAG AGGAGGACTTCGCGTGGGCAGCAGCAGCGCCCGAGGCCAGGTACACAGACATCATCCTGTACGCGTCGGGCTCTCTGGCTTTGGTGGTGCTCCTGCTGCTGGCTGGGCTGTATCGTGGGCAGGTGCTCCACGGCCGGCACCCCCGGCAGCCGGCCACTGTGCAGAAGTTGTCCCGCTTCCCTCTGGCCCGACAG TTCTCTCTGGAGTCGGGCTCCTCAGCCAAGTCAAGCTTGTCACTGGTGCGGGGTGTCCATCTCTCCTCCAACGGCCCCCCCTTGCTTGCTGGCCTTGTGAGCCTAGACCTACCTCTTGACCCGCTGTGGGAGTTTCCCCGAGACAG GCTGGTGCTCGGGAAGCCTCTGGGTGAGGGCTGCTTCGGGCAGGTGGTGCGTGCAGAGGCCTTCGGCATGGACCCTGCCCAGCCTGACCAGGCCAGCACCGTGGCCGTCAAGATGCTCAAGG ACAATGCCTCTGACAAGGATTTGGCAGACCTGGTCTCTGAGATGGAGGTGATGAAGCTGATTGGCCGACACAAGAACATTATCAACCTGCTgggtgtctgcacccaggaag GGCCTCTGTACGTGATTGTAGAGTGTGCCGCCAAGGGAAACCTGCGGGAGTTCCTGCGGGCCCGGCGCCCCCCAGGCCCCGACCTGAGCCCTGACGGGCCACGGAGCAGTGAGGGACCACTCTCCTTTCCCGCCCTGGTCTCCTGTGCCTACCAGGTGGCCCGAGGCATGCAGTACCTGGAGTCTCGGAAG TGCATCCACCGGGACCTGGCTGCTCGCAACGTGCTGGTGACTGAGGACAATGTGATGAAGATTGCTGACTTTGGGCTGGCCCGCGGCGTCCACCACATTGACTACTACAAGAAAACCAGCAAC ggCCGCCTGCCTGTCAAGTGGATGGCACCTGAGGCCTTATTTGACCGAGTCTACACACACCAGAGTGATGT GTGGTCATTTGGGATCCTGCTGTGGGAGATCTTCACCCTCGGGGGCTCCCCATATCCCGGCATCCCAGTGGAGGAGCTCTTCTCACTGCTGCGGGAGGGCCATCGGATGGACCGGCCCCCGAACTGCCCCCCAGAGCT GTACGGCCTGATGCGTGAGTGCTGGCACGCAGCACCCTCTCAGAGGCCCACTTTCAAGCAGCTAGTGGAGGCGCTGGACAAGGTCCTGCTGGCCGTCTCTGAGGAG TACCTTGACCTCCGCCTCACCTTTGGACCCTACTCCCCTGCCAGTGGGGATGCCAGCAGCACCTGCTCTTCCAGCGACTCTGTCTTCAGCCACGATCCCCTGCCACTGGGGCCCAGCTCCTACCCCTTCCCCAGGGTGCAGACATGA